Genomic DNA from Anabaena sphaerica FACHB-251:
AGATGTGATTTATAATCACCCAGGTTAGACTTTTCAAACATCCTCTTAAATTAAAGCTTCTTACTGCCTGTTTTTCCTATCTAAATCAATCACCCTTCGCATTCAAAGCGTATTCCTTAAACCTCTCCAAATCCGCTTGAATCGTAGACTCTACCACCCGTCCCAAAAATAAATTATCCATCAACTTACCAATAATTCCAGGGATAGCGTAGGAAATGGTCATTTTCACAATACTACCAGCATGACGATCATAAAAACGAATCGCCCCCTGATTTGGCAAACCATCAACCGATTCCCATTGAATAATTTGATTAGGAACAACTTTGAGAATGCGAGATTTCCAGCTAAAATCCAAACCTCCGGTACTCAATTTCCAAAGTGAAATTTCTGGATCATCTGGCAAAATCTTCACTGAATCAATCCATTTCATCCACTTTGGCATTTGTTCCAAATCAGACCATAACCCCCATACTAATTCTATGGGAGCTTCGACTTCTACCTGTACACTATGCTCTAACCATTCAGCCATATAGATTTTAGGTTTTAGATTTTAGATTTTAGATTTTAGATTGGTAATGGGTGATTAGTAATTCGGAACAACTCTTACCCAGTCCCCAGTCCCCAGTCCCCAGTCCCCAGTCCCCAGTCCCCAGTCCCCAGTCCCTATTTCTTCACACTTTCCAGAATCACCTTAGCCGCACGTCTTCCAGAAATGGTTGCACCTTCCATGCTGTCAATATAATCCTGTTGAGTGTAACTACCGGCTAGGAAAAAATTAGGTATCGGTGTTTTCTGATCAGGACGATAAGCGTCCATTCCTGGTGCTTCCCTGTACAAAGACTGAGCCAGTTTCACGACACTGTACCAAGTCATGTTTAAATCTCTTGACGAGGGGAACAATTCATGCACTTGTTTAAGGACGTGTTGAGCGATCGCTTCATTACTTTCTTTAATAAAAGGATCTCCCGGTGTCAACACCAGCTGCATCAATGAACCCTCCCCAGGACGATAATAATCTGCTGGACTAGTTAAAGCCAAATCAGCGAAACAAGAAAAATCAGCATCGGCGGTATATAACAAATTATCAATCCCCACCGCATGATTTAACTGTTTACGTTTTTCAGCATCTTCCAGTTCTGTCACCCAACCATCAAACCGTAGCTGCACTGTAGCGACTGGGACAGCATCAAGTTTATAAATGTTGTCAAATTCTGACCATTTTCGCCATGCTTGGGGTAAAACGCGCTGAATTCCCGGTACATCACAAGCGCAAACGTAAGCATCAGCCGTGATCAGTTCTTCTGTATCACCTTGGGCAACTACTATACCTGTAACGTGGGTTTCCGCTTCAGATTCAGCAAACTGAATTTCCCGCACTTGGCGACGGGTGTATATTTTTGTGCCTCTGGCTTCTAGATATTCAATAATTGGTTTGTGTAAATATTCGTGGGGTGAACCTTCCAGCATTCGCAAAATAGAAGCTTCAGTTCTGACAGCAAAAAACTGGAAAATTGTCAACATACAACGGGCAGAAATATGATCGCAATCAATAAAACCCAAAGCGTAAGCGATGGGGTTCCATAGGCGTTTGATGCTGCCTTTACTGCCTCCGTGACGATAGAACCAGTCAGAAAAGCTGATTTTGTCTAAATCGCGGATATTTCTCATTGCGCCCTCAAAGTCTACTAAACCCCTAACTATGGGGCTAGTTCCCAGAGCGATCGCATTTTGTAATTTATCTTGTAATGAAAGTTGAGAAGTGGTGAAAAATGCCTTTAAGCCATTAAAAGGCGCACCGGTGATGAAACGAAAATCTAACGCCCCAGTGCGTCCACCTTTATTAATAAAAGTATGACTATGTTCTTTAAGACGTAAATTTTCACCTGCTCCCACTTTTTCCATCAATTCAAACAGATTGTAGTAGCAGCCAAAAAATACGTGCAACCCCATTTCAATATGGTTGCCATCACTATCTACCCAACTGCCTACTTTACCACCAACAAACGGACGAGATTCAAAAATTTGTACCTCACAACCCGCATCAGCTAAATCGACGGCAGTTGCTAGTCCAGCTAGTCCTGCACCTACAATTGCAACACGCATTCCCAAGTTCCTTTATTGCTTACGCCAAGCTGCGCTATCAGTTTCTTTACAAATTGTAACTGGCTTGGTGTCGGAATTGGCTATTGATTGGGAATTGGGGACTATTGATAGGTGATAGGTGACAGGTGACAGGTGACAGAGAATCAGTTTTTCTCAAGTACCCATTACCAATTACCCATTACCCATTACCCATTTCAACCTTTCTCCTTAGTATCTTCAGAGAGAGGTAAACTTCTAATCAATTCTCGAATGACATCAGTAGCAGGTCTACCTGTCTGTTGACAATATTTTTCTAATTTTTCCGCTTCCTGTGTTGCTAGGTTAACGGTTATACGTTTAACAGCCCATTTTTTATTAGTCATTATCATGCAACTTGCTATGTGTTAACGGTTATCAAAAAGAATCCAATTGTAAAAGGAAAAAATGATAGTATCAGAGATTGCCTCAAAGAAATAGGAAGATCATAAAATATAACTAAGAATTCTCGGTAAAGTTCGGTAAAGAATAGATAAAGTCAACGAATCAACTTGATCTTTTTAACAACAAATTATGCAGCAATTATCATAAGAGTTCATTGTAGAAAACCACAGATTAAACCTGAATTAGTGAACTCAGTGTAGATTTGATGTTTATCTGTGGTAACTACATAGAGGATTATTCAAATTCCAGTTGAGGCATAAGTTGGAGAGTACCAATACCTAAATCTTGGGAAGAGAGCGATCGCGCTTCAAACAAAGCCATCATATCTTTTAACTGCGGATTACCACGAGAAGCCCCGGTCAGTCCCTTAGCAATAATCAAGCCGCAATAACCATTGGTAAGCTGACACCGCTGATTCCATTTTTTCCTGGCTTCAACATGAGTCGGGTCTTGATCTAAAAATTCCCCAAACAGGAACAGATCCCCATTTTCTGTTTGTAACAAACCCAAATCATATCGCTCACCATCTAAAGGATTAGCACCAGGATTAAAGCAAATGGCGTTCAATCCCCCAGCAGCCTGAATATTTTCAATGACAGTTTTAGCTTTGGGACGGGAAGTTTGAATCAAAATCACGGGTAAGCCATCACCCGTTTGATTGATTTCCTGTACTGCATGGTAATTTACTTCCTGACGTAAAGACTTCAACATCTCCCAAGAAATCACACCCAAGCTCAGGAACGAGTCTTCTGGGATCAAGTCATCCCGCAATGACCGAAACTCGGTAGCATCCAAATCCTCTTCATCTGAGATATCAAAGCCTGCCATTTCTTCTAACTCTGCTGCCAATTCTGGCATAGTAGAGACAGTCACAGACACTGATTTAGTAGCTTCATCTGGATGAGGTAGAGAAATGCGATAACGTCGATTGATGACGGGAAAGTCTTCTTCGTACAACTGATGACGATAATCACGGACAAAGCGGATCAAGCTTTCGATCGCCACATACATTACCAATGCTTCTTCGTCATACAAAACCGAGCGCAATCCTTCTAAGGGGTGAATATTACCAAAGGTAGGTTCAATTTCCGATAGCGGTAAATCTGCTAAATCTTCATCCTCATCTTCATCTTCGTCAACTTGATCAAAGGTGAGAAATAAGCAATCTTGCTTCAGGAAAGCTGCTTCTAAACCGTGGCCAGATTCTTCATCCTGTAAAACATCTGCACGAAACCGCTTCAAAGAATCCTCTGAACGATAGAACAAAACACCATACTCCATCCCCAGCATTCCCATGACTGAGGCATAAAGTGTCCCCACATCCCATTTATTGATTTCTATTGATAAAATTTGCTGTTCTTCCAGAAAGTTCCAAGGTGCTGCTTCCCAAACTGCAAACGCCTTCTCATTCAGAATTTGTGCATATTGTGGAGGTAAATCGGGAATTTGGCTATCGAGAATATCGGCAAAAGAGCGAAATAGTTCATCAATTAAAGGTAATTCCGGTGCGTAGTCAATAGCAATGTCCAAATCTTGCAAAACTCCGCGCAGGTAAAATTGAATTTCCCTGTCTTTCACCACAATTCTCTGAGGTCTAGCGGGTTTAGCTGGACTTTGTGGATGCTCCATTGCTCGCATTAAAGTACGAACTATGGCTTCGGGTCCCAGGTCTGGAGATACCACATCCATACCTCTGACAATACCTTGAGAGCCATCCACCCAGAGAATACATTCACCCTTGGACTCTTCTGAGTCTCTGGATGGGGTTGATGATGACAACGGACGGCGATCGCCCTCCCATATAGAAGGAATTTGGGTTAATTTCTTCAACCGACGACTGGTAGAGCGATTAAAACTTGTCATAGAGTAAGTTAATCAAAAAAAAGCAAATTAGAAGTAAACTGTGGGGAATGGCTAAAATTCGGATCAAATTTTCCCTGCTGTACCTGAAGAGTGGTTGCTGCTCAGACGGCTTGTGGCTGAAAAAGAGAAAAATACCCCATCTCTAAATACACCGAACCTCTCAATTCTAGAATAAAAATCCTTCTCTGCTGTTGACAAAGTGTTGAGAATTTAGCGTCTAGACCTATCAATGCCGCTAGAATAGAACAAAACTAGAAAAAGCAACCCCACGGCTGTCAACAGCATATACAGGGTCATATTTAGACTAATTAAGGAGTGAAAACAGCAGATGACACAAGCAACCCAAACTCAAGAACGTGGCATTTTGTTGAGTGAAGCAGCATTGCGCCAGGTAAAAACTCTTCAAGCCAATCAAGGCCAAGATTTATGTTTACGGGTAGGAGTCCGTCAAGGTGGTTGCTCTGGAATGTCTTACATGATGGATTTTGAGGACATCAGCAAAATCACCCCACAGGATGATGTCTTTGATTATGATGGTTTCAAAATAATCTGCGATCGCAAGAGCCTATTATATCTCTATGGCTTGATGCTCGATTACAGTGATGCCATGATTGGTGGAGGTTTTCAATTCACTAACCCCAATGCTTCCCAAACCTGCGGTTGCGGCAAATCCTTCGGAGTGTAATATAGTCAATGGTCAGATGTCAGTAAGAAAAGGCAATAGGCAATAAGCAATAGGCAATAGTTCCTAAATTTTGACTTTTGAATTAACCTGTTCCCTGTTCCCTGTTCCTTGTTCTCAATGACTAATGACCAATGACTAATGACAAATGACTAATGACTAATGACCAATGACTATCACAATTGAAGAACTGTTTGATACAGGTTTAGAACGCTATAAAGCAGGAGAATCACCAGAAACGCTCATCCCTGTATTTAAAGAGGTGTGCGATCGCTCTCCTAAAGCCAGTTCCGCTTGGATTTGTCTAGCGTGGTTGTACCTCTTAGATAACAAAGCCAAATTAGCTTACACAGCCGCAAACAAAGCAGTAAAATTAAATCCCCAAGACCCACAAGCCAGAATTAATCTCGCTTTAGCCATGTTAGAAACCGGTCAGAAAGGTTTGCGAGAACACATTGACTTTGCACAACAGTTGATTTTTGTCAACAAAGAATGGGAAGAAGAAGTTAAAAACAGCATTGAAGACGGTTTAACCAGGAAACCCGATTGGCAAAGTTTGGCTAAAGTCAAAAAATGGCTATTTGAAGAATAATTCGTAATTCATAATTCATAATTCATAATTATGAATTATGATAATCAACTATAAAAGTTTATTCAATCAAGATGAAAGATAAATTGTTAAATTGGCTCAATATAATATTAGTTGCTGATGTTTTCCTGGTGATTTTAGGTTTTGTTTGGTTTGCTATAGCTGTTATTGGTAATGCGTCAGGAATCAACTTAGGTTTAGATTTATGGCATAAACTGTGGATACCACTATTTAACCCAGCTATTGGTATTTTGATGGGTGGGGCGCTCCTCAGTGGGATTACCAGTTGGGTTTCTAAGAAATTGATGAAAAATTAGTTATAGCAGGTAACAGGTGACAGGTGACAGTTAAGAGAGAATAGGGAATAGGGAATAATGATTTAATTACTAATAACCAATTACCAATTACCAATTACCAATTACCAATCACCAATTACCAATTACCCATTACCCATAACCAATTATTTCAAAATTTCCTTTAATGCAGATTGCAAATTTGGATATTGATAATTAAAACCTGAAGCTTGAGTGCGTTGAGGTAAAACCTTTTGTCCTTCTAAAACCACAATTGCCCCATCTCCCAACATTGCTTCTAAAGCAAAACCAGGCACAGGCAACCATGAAGGACGATTCATTACTTGTCCCATTGTATTGCTTAAATCTGCCATCCGCACAGGATTGGGAGCAGTAGCATTATAAACGCCTTGCATATTAGACTTAGTTAAAGCTTGAATAATCAAATTAACAATATCGTCTAAGTGAATCCACGAAAACCACTGCCGACCACTACCGATGGGACCACCTGCAAATAATTTGAACGGAGTAATCATTTTCCCCAAAGCGCCACCATGACCCAAAACAATACCAAAGCGCAAAATTACCAAGCGCACACCAGCATCTGCGACCTTTTGTGCTTCTGCTTCCCACTCTTGACACACTTGAGCCAGAAAGTCTTGACCTGAAGGGCTATTTTCTTCAAAAGTAGCAGTTTCACTAGTGCCGTAGTAGCCGATAGCCGAAGCGTTGACTAACACAGATGGTTTAGGGTTAGCCTTCGCTATAGCTTCCACAATTTTTTGTGTACCGAGTTTGCGGCTGTTGAGAATAGCTTGCTTACGTTCTGGTGTCCAACGTTCCTCAGCGATGGGTTCTCCTGCCAAATTTACCACACCATCACAACCAGCAACAGCATCTTGCCAAGCGCCGGATACACCTGGGGTATAGCCCAAAATTTCTACATTTGGGAAGGCCTGAGAGGGAAAAACCTTGTGGGCAGAATTGGTATTCCGGCTTAACACTAATACTCTATTACCTTCATCTTGCAGCCGTTTTACCAAACGACTACCGACAAATCCTGTTGCTCCCGTAATTGCTACTTTCATTTTTAACTTAAGCTAAAGCACATTGTACAGTCTTAACTGTTAACTTAATTTAACAATTTTTCAGCCTGTACTGCCTTGTTGTTAAGTTAATTTCTTTTCTGTCACCTGTCACCTGTATTTTGCTAACTTGCGTGTTCCCAGTCACTGAGTAATTCACGGTCTTGTTTTTTCGCTTTGCTTTTGCGAACTGGTACTTTAGGAGTACCAATATCAACAGGTGGAAAAGACTGTTTTGTCTTTTTGGCAGATTTATTTTCTTGTATGTTAGTCATGGTTCGATACCTTTGCTAAAAACTTCATTCCTAATTTACCAGATCAAGTTTTTCTCAACACATTCCGGAAGAAAGATTTTATTTTTTTGATCGAAAATTAATCAATAGACCGAATGGGGGAAATAGTGGGATGTGCTACAGAAAAACCTTGTCTTGTCGGTTGGATATTTCCTACCTCTACTTGAAAATTTATTTGCTGGCGCATCTTGCCAACTCTAGCTTCCAGAGTCCAATTACCAGGGCGTAAATGCCAAAATATCTCATTATTGGATTGTGTAGATAACTTTCGACCATTTAGCCACCACTCTACAGACTGATGAGAATTACCAGCAAGTTTAAATTCTAGTTTTTGCTGTCCTTCTGCGCTGGGAGACATTAGAAATAAATCCCCATCACGCGGAGATAAAATCCTGAATTCATCAGATGAAAAATTCGCTGCTGGTTGTTTTGCTAACCATTCATCATACACAGGTGATAAACGAAAATCAGCAGAATTTTCATAAGCGATTTTATCTTCTAGTGAGAAATATTCCTGTACTACTGAACTACAATCAGGTGTAGGCTTTAACCCTGTGTTAGCACAGATAGGTAACTGCACTAACCCCTTTGGTGGTGAAAAATCTGCGGGTGGTTGATTTTCATGCAGATGTAACATGATGCGATTCCATAACGGTGCAGCCCCGGTAACACCAGATACTTGACGCATGGGTTCACCGTTAAAGTTCCCTACCCAGGTAGCAACCGTGTAATCAGTGCTAAAGCCAACTGTCCATGTATCCCGATAATTGGAAGAAGTGCCAGTTTTGACAGCGACAGGGAAGGGCAAGTTTAATACTGAGTCTACACCAAAAGCAGTTGCACGGGCATAGCGATCGCTCAACATATTAGTAATTAATTGCCAGTTCTGGGGACTGGGGACTGGGGACTGGGGATTAGGGATTGGGGAATTATTTAATATAGTGATTAAAGGTGTATTTTTTCCCAACCGGGCCATAGTTAAATAAGCCCTTGCCAGTTCCCATAAACTCACTTCACCACTACCCAAAGTTAAACCCAAACCGTAATATTCAGCACTTTGATTTAAGTTTTCAAAACCCAACTCATGCAACCGATTTAATAAAGTTTGTACACCAACTTTTTCTAACACCTTCACCGCAGGTACATTTAACGAATTGGCTAAAGCAACTCTCACCCGGACCGGACCGAGAAAACTGTTAGTATAATCTGTAGGGCTATATAATTTCGCCCCCGGAATTGCGTAATGAGAAGGAACATCAGCCAAAATAGAATTAGGTTTAATTACGCCTTTTTCTAAAGCTAATTCATACACAAATGGCTTCAAAGTAGAACCAGGTTGACGCAAAGCTTGTACTCCATCATTTCGACCTAATTTCACATCATTAAAATAATCAGGTGAACCGACATAAGCTAAAACCTCCCCAGAGTAGTTGTCAATTACCACAGCAGCTGCATCATGGACATTGTTATCAGCAACAGAAACAATAACTTGTTGTACTTGTGCTTCTACAAATTGTTGTAAAGGGCGATTTATCGTAGTTTGAATAGGAAAAGATTCCAGTTCCCCTCCTTGCTTGCGGGGAGGGGTTAGAGGTGCGGTGTTTTGCTTTGCTAACCAAAACAAAAAATGAGGTGCAGCAATAATTCCCTGTTCACGAGATTGAAATACAACTTTTTCTTTATATATACGTTCAGCTTCTGCACTAGAAATATATCCATCTTTTACCATTTGATTTAAAACATATTTCTGCCTTTGCTTTAATCGTTGCCAATGTTGGTATGGATTAAAATAAGTAGGATTATTAGGAATAGACGCTAACAGCGAAGCTTGGGCAATATTTAAATCACTCGCAGAAATAGAAAAATAAATTTGCGCTGCTGCTTCCACACCATAAATATTTCCCCCCATCGGTAGACGATTAATATAAGCAGAGAGAATTTCATCTTTATTCATTCCTGCAAATAACCGCCAACATAACCAAATTTCATGTAATTTACCTGATAAATTCCGGGGTGAATTATCCAACATTCGCGCTAACTGCATTGTAATTGTCGAAGCACCAGAAACAATTTTTTGATGATAAACAGCATCTTTAATAGCGCGAACGACAGCTTTTAAATCTAAAGCACCATGTTGATAAAAATTACCGTCTTCTGCTGCCAAAATAGCGTTAATAAATTGGGCTGAAACTTGATTTAATGGTACAATTGATGTATGTTCTTGGTCATGAGTGAGGATAGTTCCCAGTGGTAAATTATTACGATCTGTAAACTGCAAAGCTAACTGCTTTTGGGCGATATCCTGACTATGAATAGGCGCAAAATAAGGCATTATCCGCACAATAAAACAGACAATAATTACAGTCAGGATATATTTATTGCGATAACGGAAATAAGATTTTATCTCACGCAGAGTCGCAGAGACGCGGAGAGGAAGAGTTTTAAGTTTCATAGGTTTATGTTTCAGTTGTTGTTAAGGAGATTTCACAAAAAAGTAATATTTCTTCAAGATTAAGAATTGTATTAATTTGGGGAACTCATCACATCCAATTGGTTATCTATATAAGTAGCTTGGGTTCTGTAGGTTGGGTTGACGTAAGGAAACCCAACATTGTGGAGATTTTGTTGGGTTGTGCTGTCGCTTAACCCAGACTACAAATTTAAAGTTTTTTATTTATTTAACAATATGAACAGCAAATTAGGAAAGTTCCTATTTATCATCACCTTAATATTAGGTATAGCTGGTTGTAATTTTGTTGGTATCACCCCAGGTAAGGAAAAATTACCCACAGTTGCACAACTTACACCCCCAAAATTACCAGACTGGATAGAACAAATCAGTCCTTTAGGCGATGCAAATACTCTCAGTCAAGTTCGTGTTCGTTTTAAGGAAGCTTTAATTCCCGTTGAAAGTATTGATAGTCCCCAACAGCAGAATTTATTAACTAAATTTGCGATTTGGCCACCTTTACCGGGTAGATTTCGGTTTTTAACACCGCGTATGGTGGGGTTTCAAGCTGATAAAGCACTACCTAAAGCGACGCGATTACAAGTTACTCTCAAAGCGGGTTTGGCAGATTTGAAAAATCATCGTTTAGTGGAAGATTTGGCTTGGACATTTAACACAGAAGCGATCAAAATTACCAATCTACCTGGTGTTAACCCAATTGAAAAAGCCGAAGTTGAACCGATTGATTTACAGCCTAAGTTACAATTCACCTCAAATTTAGAATTAGATTTAGATTCTGTACAAAAACATTTGCAACTAATTCCTGAAGGAAAAACCCAAGGGGTGAGTTTTCAAGTAGATTTAGGAAAATCAGAACAAGCCGAAAATTTAGATCCTTTAGAAAAATTTGATCCTTATGCACGAAATTGGATTTACAATATTACTCCTAGTCGAAATCTGGAAAAAGCTAAATCATACCGTTTAAAATTTTCTCCTGGTATCCTTCCTGCTTATGGAAACTTACCCAGTGATAAAGAGTTTGTTAGTAAGTTAACCACTTATTCACCATTAGCATTTCAAGGAATTAAACCTTACGGAAAACCAGACGCAGGGGGAACTTATGGTAGATTTGTTAAAGGGAGTCCTCAGTTAGAATTTAATAACATCTTATTACCAGATTCCGCGAAAGCAAATATTAAAATTAATCCAGCACCTAAAAATATTGATAGAGTGCTGCCAATCTATGATGAAGATAGAATTGTGAGTGTTAATCCTTATGCTTTAGAACCTGCTACCACTTATACAATTAATATTGACAGAAATCTCAAAGATAAGTTTGGGCAAACTTTAGGTAAACCTGTATCCATTAAATATAATACTGGAGATTTAGCTGGGGAAATTAGGGTTCCTGCTGATTTAAATATTTTTCCCACAAATCAGAATTTACAGTTAAATATTAATACTGTCAATTTACCAGAATCTAAATATAAAGCAAATTATCGTGTTGTTAAACCTACAGATTTAGTTTACACGAATTATGCAAATTATTTATTACCCAAACCTGAACAATGGCAAATTTACAAAGTATCGGGTAGAAAAAATCAATCAGTTAATGTAACTGTTCCCCTGAAAGATAAATTAGGTGATACTCAGGGAATGTTAGCTTATGGAGTGCAAGCAAGAACTAATAAATATCAAGAAAATAATAAACAATTATGGAGAGAACCAACGACTTATGGAATGGTACAATTAACCAATTTAGGTGTATTTAGTCAATGGTTTCCAGAGTCAGGTTTAATTCGAGTTCATCATCTGAGTGATGGTTCACCGGTTAAAGCTGCAAATATTGAAATCTATCAATCCAAATTATATGAAAAATCAGGTTCTCAACCTGTACCTTGTGCAACGGGTAAAACTGATGAAAACGGAACTTTAAGAATTGAGAATGATGAATTTAAAGAATGTAATACGAATAATGATAAACTGCCAAATTTCTTAATAATTGCCCGTGAAAATCAAGATTGGGCATTTGCGAGAACTCAAGAATACAGCGGTAGTTATGGTTATGGTATTGATGCAGGTTGGGACAATGGTAAACCAATATCACGAGGTGTAATTTTTTCTGATAGACAGTTATATCAACCAGGTGAAAAAGCTGCGTTTACTGCTTTCGCAGATTATTTAGAAAAAGGTGAAATTCAACAAGATAAAAATTCAAACTATCAATTAACTCTATTTAGTCCCAATGGGCAAAATTCCGATTTAGGTACACAAACTACAAATCAATTTGGTACATTTTCTCTAGAGTTACCTATTCAGAAAACTCAACCTTTAGGTTTTTATAAAATTAAAGCTAAAGGTAAAAATGGACGAGAAATATCTGGTGAATTTCGGGTTGCTGAATTTAAACCACCGAATTTTAAAGTTGATTTACAGCTAAATCAAAAATTTGCGTTAATTGGTGATAAAGTAAATGCTGATGTCAGCAGTAATTATTTATTTGGTTCACCTGTACAAGGAGGAGAAGCCAAATATTTTGTAACTCGTCAGCAAACTAATTTTATTCCCAAAGGTTGGGAGGAATTCAGTTTTTCTAGACAGTGGTTTTGGCCCGAAGAAAGTCCGAATGTCTCTAGTGATGTTTTACAAACTAATACCCAATTAGATGCTGGTGGTAAAAATAGTCAAACGGTAACTGTAGGAAAAGATTTACCCTACCCAATGACTTACCGTGTAGATGTACAAGTTGCAGATGTTTCTAATTTGTCGGTTGCTAACTCCCAAACTTTCACGGCTTTACCCAGTAACAGACTTATTGGTTTAAAAAGTAATTTTGTCGCTGATGCTGGAAAGGCTTTTCCTGTGGAATTTATTGTTAGTGATGCGACAGGAAAACCTTTAGAAAATGAACGAGTCAGTTTAGAATTACAACAAATAAAATATAGCAGTGTTACCCAAGTAGTTGAAGGTAGCAGAACTCCCAAAAATCAAATTGAATATCAGACGATTGCGAAAACTGAAGTTACATCTTCTAGTATTCCACAAACGGTAAATTTGACACCAAAAGAATCAGGTTCTTACCGCATCCGTGCTAGTTTTATTGGTAGTAGAGATGAATTTACAGCTACAGATTTACAAATTTGGGTAACGGGAGAAAATCCAGTATTTTGGGGTGGGAATGAAAAGGATAAATTGGAAGTTAAGTTAAATAAAAAAGAATTTAAAGTTGGTGAAATCGCAACTGCTTTAATTCAATCTCCCTACCCAGAAGGAGAATTATATTTTGCAGTAATTAAAGATAAACCTCTCTATCAACAAGTTATCAAAGTTAAGGGAGGTGCGCCCCAAATTCAGTTTACTGTCACCCCAGAAATGTTACCTAATGCTGCTGTAGAAGCGGTGTTAGTCAGACAAGGAAAACCAATAAACCAAGTAGAACCACAAAATTTAGAAAGCTTAGATAAGTTAGCGCGGATTGGTTTTGCACCTTTTAAAGTTAATTTGTCAGAT
This window encodes:
- a CDS encoding alpha-2-macroglobulin family protein; the encoded protein is MNSKLGKFLFIITLILGIAGCNFVGITPGKEKLPTVAQLTPPKLPDWIEQISPLGDANTLSQVRVRFKEALIPVESIDSPQQQNLLTKFAIWPPLPGRFRFLTPRMVGFQADKALPKATRLQVTLKAGLADLKNHRLVEDLAWTFNTEAIKITNLPGVNPIEKAEVEPIDLQPKLQFTSNLELDLDSVQKHLQLIPEGKTQGVSFQVDLGKSEQAENLDPLEKFDPYARNWIYNITPSRNLEKAKSYRLKFSPGILPAYGNLPSDKEFVSKLTTYSPLAFQGIKPYGKPDAGGTYGRFVKGSPQLEFNNILLPDSAKANIKINPAPKNIDRVLPIYDEDRIVSVNPYALEPATTYTINIDRNLKDKFGQTLGKPVSIKYNTGDLAGEIRVPADLNIFPTNQNLQLNINTVNLPESKYKANYRVVKPTDLVYTNYANYLLPKPEQWQIYKVSGRKNQSVNVTVPLKDKLGDTQGMLAYGVQARTNKYQENNKQLWREPTTYGMVQLTNLGVFSQWFPESGLIRVHHLSDGSPVKAANIEIYQSKLYEKSGSQPVPCATGKTDENGTLRIENDEFKECNTNNDKLPNFLIIARENQDWAFARTQEYSGSYGYGIDAGWDNGKPISRGVIFSDRQLYQPGEKAAFTAFADYLEKGEIQQDKNSNYQLTLFSPNGQNSDLGTQTTNQFGTFSLELPIQKTQPLGFYKIKAKGKNGREISGEFRVAEFKPPNFKVDLQLNQKFALIGDKVNADVSSNYLFGSPVQGGEAKYFVTRQQTNFIPKGWEEFSFSRQWFWPEESPNVSSDVLQTNTQLDAGGKNSQTVTVGKDLPYPMTYRVDVQVADVSNLSVANSQTFTALPSNRLIGLKSNFVADAGKAFPVEFIVSDATGKPLENERVSLELQQIKYSSVTQVVEGSRTPKNQIEYQTIAKTEVTSSSIPQTVNLTPKESGSYRIRASFIGSRDEFTATDLQIWVTGENPVFWGGNEKDKLEVKLNKKEFKVGEIATALIQSPYPEGELYFAVIKDKPLYQQVIKVKGGAPQIQFTVTPEMLPNAAVEAVLVRQGKPINQVEPQNLESLDKLARIGFAPFKVNLSDKYLKVQLKPNQTSLEPGKEETLQLELTDNQEKPTSGQFTVMVVNEAVLQLAGYRPPNLVDTVYAEQPISTRFSDNRPDVRLTSVAAMLPKGWGYGGGLSSALANTRIREDFQPLAYYNGSVITDENGQATVTFKLPDDLTTWRVMVVATDGNLRFGNGETTFITTKPLITNAILPQFARPGDRIFAGLSVTNTTNNTGTLNINGQVSGSLTFAENNPKTTNLQTQAESKTQAYRFPMVAGSVGESKVTFATELNNIADAFTVPLEIKPLEITEQVVETGIISPFSKGGQRGDQVKIPLNIDNNILPETGGLEIQVASTLIPEIKAPVKQVLADNDLPFAEPAASQLLIAANLQNLKQQYNQTFAEFNPQKQANLAISQLQKLQIADGGFAAFPGQEKSDPWVSAYAAESLVKANQVYPGLVNAQILSRLKNYLQKVLANPGQYDFCKSKLCQAQLRLNSLIALSQLGDQRNSFLSDIYQQRDAFDLVTQIKLARYLYQFPEWQDEAQIMRIDFQKNIYETGRSAVVNLPRSWSWMNSPTTTQAQALRLFIDQNTPPEIIDKLFQSLLNLRRNGTWTTTYNNAQALTALVEYGQLQPTPPNLVATVKLAGKKLGETRFKGYQNPSLQVNVAMDKLPRGRHDLVLQKSGQGNLHYLAAYSYRLQGNQPGRFNGLRVTREISKVNEEKVIQKTGMYAFDKPLILKPGEVFDIGLEIITDHPLDHLVIKDPLPAGFEAIDQSFQTATPALQAKADSWQLGYKTIYKDRIISYADHLEAGVYSLHYLVRSVTPGTFLWPGAEVHLQYAPEEFGRSADSILILDQIK
- the pbpC gene encoding penicillin-binding protein 1C; this translates as MKLKTLPLRVSATLREIKSYFRYRNKYILTVIIVCFIVRIMPYFAPIHSQDIAQKQLALQFTDRNNLPLGTILTHDQEHTSIVPLNQVSAQFINAILAAEDGNFYQHGALDLKAVVRAIKDAVYHQKIVSGASTITMQLARMLDNSPRNLSGKLHEIWLCWRLFAGMNKDEILSAYINRLPMGGNIYGVEAAAQIYFSISASDLNIAQASLLASIPNNPTYFNPYQHWQRLKQRQKYVLNQMVKDGYISSAEAERIYKEKVVFQSREQGIIAAPHFLFWLAKQNTAPLTPPRKQGGELESFPIQTTINRPLQQFVEAQVQQVIVSVADNNVHDAAAVVIDNYSGEVLAYVGSPDYFNDVKLGRNDGVQALRQPGSTLKPFVYELALEKGVIKPNSILADVPSHYAIPGAKLYSPTDYTNSFLGPVRVRVALANSLNVPAVKVLEKVGVQTLLNRLHELGFENLNQSAEYYGLGLTLGSGEVSLWELARAYLTMARLGKNTPLITILNNSPIPNPQSPVPSPQNWQLITNMLSDRYARATAFGVDSVLNLPFPVAVKTGTSSNYRDTWTVGFSTDYTVATWVGNFNGEPMRQVSGVTGAAPLWNRIMLHLHENQPPADFSPPKGLVQLPICANTGLKPTPDCSSVVQEYFSLEDKIAYENSADFRLSPVYDEWLAKQPAANFSSDEFRILSPRDGDLFLMSPSAEGQQKLEFKLAGNSHQSVEWWLNGRKLSTQSNNEIFWHLRPGNWTLEARVGKMRQQINFQVEVGNIQPTRQGFSVAHPTISPIRSID